A region of Salirhabdus salicampi DNA encodes the following proteins:
- the qoxB gene encoding cytochrome aa3 quinol oxidase subunit I produces MEFFERFAVPNPTFTIYASMVAIALTMLAVVIGITYFRKWGYLWSEWLTTVDHKRIGIMYLISAILMLFRGGVDALMMRAQTAVPENTLLHAQEYNEVFTTHGVVMILFMAMAFIMALMNFVTPLQIGARDVAFPRLNALSFWLYFMGAMLFNISFVVGGSADAGWTSYFPLAGNEHSPHVGTNYYMLSIQIAGLGTLITGINFMVTILRMRAPGMTLMKMPMFTWTALITNMIIVFAFPVLTVALAMGTMDRLFGTHFFAINNGGMDMLWANFFWIWGHPEVYILVLPAFGIYSEIIPTFAGRNLYGYKSMVVSIVSISALSFVVWVHHFFTMGQGALVNSIFAISTMAIAIPTGVKIFNWLLTLWKGKIRFTTPMLYSIGFIPIFTIGGVTGVMLGMASADYQYHNTMFLVAHFHLVIIPGVVFALIAGMFYWWPKMFGFLLNERLGKASFWFIAIGVCVAFFPMFISGLDGQARRMYTYSEATGFGIWNMISFVGALMLAVGFVLIVYNIYYSTRYASRDISADPWDARSLEWATHSPVPEYNFAITPEVNSSEAFWDAKKKGHKLFKGEYKEIHMPSSSGVPFIMCCFFFLWGFALVFSMWITAIIATLGIFACMAHRSFEVDHGYHIPVDEIKRTEEKLGGAKK; encoded by the coding sequence ATGGAGTTCTTTGAACGATTTGCCGTTCCAAACCCTACATTTACGATATATGCTTCAATGGTTGCCATTGCATTAACGATGTTGGCAGTTGTGATTGGTATAACGTACTTCAGAAAATGGGGTTACTTATGGAGCGAATGGCTTACAACCGTAGACCATAAACGTATCGGTATTATGTATCTTATTTCTGCAATATTAATGCTTTTCCGCGGCGGTGTTGATGCACTTATGATGCGTGCTCAAACTGCTGTACCTGAAAATACACTATTACACGCACAAGAATATAACGAGGTATTCACAACTCACGGAGTCGTAATGATTTTGTTTATGGCGATGGCGTTCATTATGGCATTAATGAACTTTGTCACTCCACTTCAAATCGGGGCTCGTGACGTGGCATTTCCACGATTAAATGCGTTAAGTTTTTGGTTATATTTTATGGGTGCAATGCTCTTTAACATTTCATTCGTAGTTGGTGGTTCCGCCGATGCCGGTTGGACATCTTACTTCCCGCTGGCAGGGAATGAGCATAGTCCACACGTTGGAACGAACTACTATATGCTTTCCATTCAAATCGCAGGACTTGGTACCTTAATTACAGGAATTAACTTTATGGTTACAATCCTAAGAATGCGTGCACCTGGCATGACATTAATGAAAATGCCAATGTTTACATGGACTGCACTCATTACAAATATGATTATCGTATTTGCTTTCCCAGTGTTAACTGTAGCACTAGCGATGGGAACAATGGATCGTCTGTTTGGAACACACTTTTTCGCAATCAACAACGGTGGAATGGATATGCTTTGGGCAAACTTCTTCTGGATTTGGGGACACCCTGAAGTATACATTCTAGTTCTACCGGCTTTCGGTATTTATAGTGAGATTATTCCAACATTCGCAGGACGTAACCTATATGGATATAAATCAATGGTTGTGTCTATTGTTTCAATTTCCGCTTTATCCTTCGTCGTATGGGTACACCATTTCTTTACGATGGGGCAAGGCGCACTCGTAAACAGTATATTCGCAATTTCTACAATGGCAATTGCAATTCCAACAGGTGTGAAAATCTTTAACTGGCTGCTCACCCTTTGGAAAGGAAAAATCCGCTTTACGACACCAATGCTTTATTCTATTGGTTTCATTCCGATATTTACAATCGGTGGTGTAACGGGTGTAATGCTTGGTATGGCAAGTGCTGACTACCAGTATCACAACACCATGTTCTTAGTGGCACACTTCCACTTAGTCATTATCCCGGGGGTTGTATTCGCATTAATCGCCGGTATGTTCTACTGGTGGCCAAAAATGTTCGGTTTCTTGTTAAATGAACGTCTTGGTAAAGCATCTTTCTGGTTTATCGCAATTGGAGTATGTGTTGCGTTCTTCCCGATGTTCATTTCTGGTTTAGATGGGCAAGCGCGTCGTATGTACACGTACTCTGAAGCCACCGGTTTTGGCATTTGGAATATGATTTCCTTTGTTGGTGCGCTAATGCTTGCTGTAGGTTTCGTGTTAATCGTATATAACATTTACTACAGTACTCGCTATGCATCAAGAGACATTAGTGCAGATCCATGGGATGCACGTTCTTTAGAGTGGGCTACTCATAGCCCTGTTCCAGAATATAACTTTGCCATTACTCCAGAAGTAAACTCTTCTGAAGCGTTCTGGGATGCGAAGAAAAAAGGTCATAAATTATTTAAAGGTGAATATAAAGAGATTCACATGCCAAGCAGCAGTGGTGTTCCATTCATTATGTGTTGTTTCTTCTTCCTATGGGGATTCGCACTAGTATTTAGTATGTGGATTACAGCAATCATTGCTACATTAGGGATTTTCGCATGTATGGCGCATCGTTCATTTGAGGTAGATCATGGATACCATATCCCTGTAGACGAAATCAAAAGAACGGAAGAAAAATTAGGAGGTGCTAAAAAGTGA
- the qoxD gene encoding cytochrome aa3 quinol oxidase subunit IV has protein sequence MKELFPYKQVLGYVFSLLLTVIALSVYFLDMSFQMGLTILLVTAFIQAGVQLAVFMHAGETNDKKPIYVNVYFGVFVALVTIFGSLLALIWGY, from the coding sequence ATGAAAGAACTATTTCCTTATAAACAAGTATTAGGCTATGTATTTTCTTTATTATTAACTGTAATAGCTCTTTCCGTTTATTTCTTAGACATGTCATTTCAAATGGGCTTAACGATTCTGCTTGTAACAGCATTTATCCAAGCAGGCGTACAGCTCGCTGTATTCATGCATGCTGGAGAAACAAATGACAAAAAGCCAATTTACGTTAATGTATATTTTGGAGTATTCGTAGCATTAGTAACGATTTTCGGATCTTTATTAGCTTTAATTTGGGGTTATTAA
- the qoxC gene encoding cytochrome aa3 quinol oxidase subunit III, whose translation MKIDHSKPLEYSTDQNNFNILGFWIFLAAEVALFATLFAGYFSLLGGTGNGPTDSDIFVIDTLIIQTVLLLTSSFTIGLVVHAMRLGRKTAMINFFILTLLLGLGFLAVEIYEFVEFVHHGLTLQTSGFSAALFTLLGTHGAHVTFGLFWGIAIILQVKKRGFTPETANKSFIFSLYWHFLDVVWIFIFSFVYLKGMM comes from the coding sequence GTGAAAATAGATCACTCAAAACCTCTCGAATATAGTACAGATCAAAACAACTTTAATATATTAGGTTTCTGGATTTTCCTAGCTGCAGAAGTAGCTTTGTTTGCAACATTGTTTGCGGGGTATTTCTCACTCCTTGGAGGTACTGGAAATGGCCCAACTGATAGTGACATTTTTGTAATAGATACCCTTATTATCCAAACGGTGTTGCTATTAACAAGTAGTTTTACCATTGGATTGGTTGTACACGCAATGAGACTAGGGAGAAAGACAGCGATGATTAATTTCTTCATCCTTACCCTTCTTCTAGGTCTTGGGTTCTTAGCAGTAGAGATTTATGAATTTGTTGAGTTTGTTCATCATGGCTTAACATTACAAACAAGTGGTTTTTCAGCTGCATTGTTTACATTGTTAGGTACCCACGGTGCTCACGTAACATTCGGTTTATTCTGGGGAATAGCTATTATTCTTCAAGTTAAAAAACGTGGATTTACACCTGAAACAGCTAATAAATCGTTTATCTTTTCGCTTTACTGGCACTTCCTAGACGTTGTTTGGATTTTCATCTTCAGCTTCGTCTACTTGAAAGGAATGATGTAA